AGGGTGGGGGTCGTCTGAGGGGAGCTTGACCCCTACGtcttatttttggaaaaacatcCTCTGTCCCACTCCTTCAACTCTTGTAGAGAGGACAGAAGTCGCAACATTGAACACTCACCCCGCCACAGTAACCAAGGCGGTCGTTAAGAGGAGAAACAACAAACTAAGCCTTTCTCGAACCTGGGGTGATGCAACAGGGACCCGGGCGGAGAAGACAGTGGGGGTCGGGAGAATAGGACAGTGAGCAAGTGAGCAGGACcttgggagagaggggagggactTTGGGGGAAGGTGTAAGAAGGGAGCTGCGAGCTGAGGTCCGactttgatgaaaaaaaaaaaaaaagagctgtcaACCATTGTATTAATGTTTTGATGGGGCAACCAGTCCTCCGACCCTCTCCCCAGCTTCCCAGACCCCTTGCTCTTGTCCCACTTTGCCACCCATGAGTTGATTTTATGGCTTAAATCCTGCTGACATCTTGGTAGCCAATCTGCCTCCACTCTCAGCCACAGAGATCCCTTTTTTGGAGGAATGACtcgagatgatgatgatgatgaggaagaagaggaagaagggggTTCATGGGGCCGTGGGAACCCAAGGTTCCATAGTCCTCAGCACCCCCCTGAGGAATTTGGCTTCGGCTtcagcttcagcccaggaggaggGATACGTTTCCACGATAACTTCGGCTTTGATGACCTAGTACGAGATTTCAATAGCATCTTCAGCGATATGGGGGCCTGGACCTTGCCTTCCCATCCTCCTGGTGTGTGGCTTTCCCTGAGGGACAATCTGTGGTTTCTAGTGGGTTGGTGGGTGAAATAAAGAGCCTGCAGGGAGTAGCTGGGGGATGGGAAGTGTGAGAAGACTGATGATTTCAGGGAGATTTATAGAGCCCAAGTCCTTTCCCACTCCAGCAAACACCTGCCGCCTTTCTGCAGAACTCCCAGGTCCTGAGTCAGAGTCACCTGGTGAGAGACTGCGGGAGGGACAGACACTTCGGGACTCAATGCTTAAGTATCCAGATAGTCACCAGCCCAGGATCTTTGGGGGGGTCTTGGAGAGTGATGGAAGAAGTGAATCCCCCAAACCAGCACCAGACTGGGGCTCCCAGAGACCATTTCATAGGGTGAGTATCCCATCGGGTCCTGAAGTGAGAGCTTGTGAGAGACCACTAATAAAGTGCAAagactggctgggcgcggtggctaacgcctgtaatcccagcacttcgggaggccgagggtggatcacctgaggtcaggagttcaagactagcctggtcaacatggtgaaaccatgtctctactaaaaatacagaaaattagccgggcgtggtggcagccacctgtaatcccagctactcgggaggctgaggcaggagaattggttgaacccaggaggtggagactcatgtcaaaaaaaaaaagtacaaatattgcacttttttttttgagacccagccttggtctgttacccaggctgtagtgcagtggcacaatctcagctcactgcaccctccaattcccaggttcaagtgattctcctacctcagcctcctaagtagctgggattacagtcacctgccaaatgccccactaatttttgtatttttagtagaggtggcgtttcaccatgttggccaggctgctttcgagctcctgacctcaggtggtccacccatcttggcctcccaaagtgctggaattacaggtgtgagccatcatgcctggccaaagaTTGCAATTCTTGTTTGAATCTGATAGCCTTGGGCTGGAATCCTAAGCCCTCCATttagtgttttctgttttctctattaagCTTGTGGGATTTTCTTTGGGGGAGAGATGGgtgttctgtttctttaaaaaaaaaaaaaacaataagccACCACTGGTCTAGATAATTCTTGGATAAGGCAGGATTGTGCACAGAGTATAGGCATATATCAGTTCGGGAAGTCTTTCTGGTAGAAGGATACATAAAACagccaggaaggaggaaggagtgtGTAAATAAAGCTATTCTGAATGGAATTACCTCTCCTGGGGCAGTGGGTTTTGGAACTCGGGAGTAGTTTGAGGTCTATGACCTTTCAAGTTTCAGATTGGAAGGTGTCTTTTCACTTACTATGGTTTCTTCTGCAGTTTGATGACATATGGCCTGTGGACCCCCATCCTAGAACCAGAGAGGACAATGGTAAGTCTGGAGGAAGGGGAAGTTTATCAGCCTTTTGTTATTCTTCTGAAGTTCTGTCCATTTTCCCTCCCTGAAGTTTCTTCCTGTACACTTGTCTCCTTTTTTCCCTTGgactctttctctcctgcttcttcATCTCTCTGCTCTTCCAGATCTTGATTCCCAGGTTTCCCAGGAGGGTCTTGGCCCTGTTCTACAGCCCCAACCCAAATCCTATTTCAAGAGCATCTCTGTGACCAAGATCACTAAACCAGATGGGGTGAGTTGAAAGAAAGAGGTAAAGGAAATTATGGCCAGGGAATGAATGCCCTGAAACAGGAATCTCTGTAAAGAAACAGGGATCTCTGTAAAGAATCTGCTGAGCGTTATCTTTAGTGATGTTAGGAATATGGTGGGGACTTCTCCTTGTAGATAGTGGAGGAGCGCCGGACTGTGGTGGACAGTGAGGGCCGGACAGAGACTACAGTAACCCGACACGAAGCAGATAGCGGTCCTAGGGGTGGTAAGTTAAAAGACAAAGGGGTTCATCTCAAGATTCCTTGGGGaagggaaatcttttttttttttttttttgagacggagtctcgctctgtcgcccaggctggagtgcagtggccggatctcagctcactgcaagctccgcctcccgggtttttacgccattctcctgcctcagcctcccaagtagctgggactacaggcgccagccacctcgcccggctagctttttgtattttttagtagagacggggtttcaccgtgttagccaggatggtctcgaactcctgacctcgtgatccgcccgtctcggcctcccaaagtgctgggattacaggcttgagccaccgcgcccggccaggaaggGAAATCTTACTCCTCTACCCTTGAATATTATTTCTCTCCTTTGCTTCTGCCTGGTCTCTTTCATTTAGCCTATTTATGTGTATGACTTTCTTCCTTAGATCCAGAATCACCAAGACCTCCAGCCCTGGATGATGCCTTCTCCATCCTGGACTTATTCCTAGGACGTTGGTTCCGGTCCCGGTAGCTTTGTTAACCCTCAGAGGCCTTCAAAGTCCTTGCCACCTTTCACCCATTGCCCACCATTAATAAGCTTAGCTTCTCCTCTTGCCACCTCAGGGGCTTGGATGTGTAGAATAGTGAATTGGGGGCATGTCAGTTTGTCACTCACCCAAACTGACCAATAAAACCTTTATTTATGCTAATTATTTGTCTTGGTTTTGTCAAGGCTATTTCAGTTTCTAGAACCATCCAACACTTCCGAAATTATCTTGGTCCTCTACCTTCTccttattctttaattttttattctacatCTAAAACCTGATTTCATAAGTAAGGGTCAGGCACAAGTAgaagatgatttttctttctcaagcaagaaataaattaaaaaagaaaaaaaagaggccaggcttggtggctcacacctgtaatcccagcactttgggaggctgagataggcagatcacctgaggtcgggagttcaagaccagcctggccaacgtggtgaaactccgtctctactaaaaatacagaaattagctgggcatggtggcgggtgcctgtaatcccatgctgaggcagtagaatgacttgaacccaggaggcggaggttgcagtgagccgagatcgtgccatcgcactccagcgtgggcaacaagagcgaaactccatctcaaaaaaaaaaagaaaaatgatttttcttaggAGATAACTagaaataatttcaggaaaactTCTAGAATTTCTAGAAAGGGATACATCAGATTCCCAAAAAAGGGTGTGGGTGTGGAAGTGTGGATCACTGACTAGAGAGTTCATGAGGTAACTGAGGAAGTACATGGGTAAATTTTCCTTACTTTACTGGCCTTAAAAAATTGTtatgtggctgggcgtggtggctcacacctgtaatcccagcactttgggaggccgaggcagatggatcatgtgaagtctggagtttgagatcagcctgaccaatatggtgaaaccctgttcctactaaaaatacaaaaattagccaggtatggtggcacatgtttgtcatcccagcttcttgggaggctgaggtaggagaattgccggaactcaggaggcgaaggttgcagtgagctgtgatcatgccattgcattccagcttgggcaaaaagagcaaaactccatctcaaaagaaaaaattattatgtatGTTAGAGAAAATACACCTGGCACAAATGTTACtatgtccttttttctttttgaggcagggtctcattctgtcacacaggctagagtatAGGGGAGTAATgttggttcactgtagcctcgaccttctgggctcaatacttccacttcagcctcctgagtagctgggactacaggcatataccaccatgcctagctaattattttttctttttttttggttttttatttatttattttttgtatttttgtagagacggagttttgccgtgttgcccaggcttccttttctcattataaaagttTTTAACCTGGTGTGTTAGACTgtacctatcatcccagctacttgggaggctgagataggatcacttgagcccaggaggtggaggtaacatagcaagatcctgtctctaaaatatatatataaatttatatgtataacataaatatatagatttatatgtctaatatataatacaaatatgtatGATTGCATATATAATATGATTACATATATACGATtacatagataatatatatttgtatatataaatatatagatataaaatatttattatataatatttatatattatatatatttgtatattttttatatatatatttttttgagatggagtctttctctgtcaccaggctggagtgcagtggtgcgatctcagctcactgcaacctctgcctcccgagttcaagcgattctcctgcctcagcctcctgagtagctgggacgacaggcacgtgccaccaagtccagctaacttttgtatttttagtgaagatggggtttcaccatgttggccaggctggtctcgatctcttgacctcgtgatccacctgcctcagcctcccaaagtgctgggattaaaggcgtgagccaccgcacccggcaaaatatttttaaaaaattaccttagCAGGTTGGGCATCAttgttcacacctataatcccagcactttgggaggctgaggtgggcagatcacttgaggtcaggagttcaagcaggctgggcactgtggttcacacttgtaatctcaacactttgggaggccaaggtgggcagatcacttgacgtcaggagttcgagaccagcctggccaacatggtgaaaccccaactctactaaaaatacaaaaagttagcttagtggggtggtgcacacttgtaatcccagctacttaggaggctgaggcaggaggatcacttgaatccaggaggcggaggttgcagtgagccgagattgtgctgctgtcctccagcctgggtgacagagcgagactccatctcaaaaaacataaataaataaattagctgagcatggtggcccacatctgtagtctcagctattcaggaggctaaaa
The genomic region above belongs to Piliocolobus tephrosceles isolate RC106 chromosome 1, ASM277652v3, whole genome shotgun sequence and contains:
- the HAX1 gene encoding HCLS1-associated protein X-1 codes for the protein MSLFDLFRGFFGFPGPRSHRDPFFGGMTRDDDDDEEEEEEGGSWGRGNPRFHSPQHPPEEFGFGFSFSPGGGIRFHDNFGFDDLVRDFNSIFSDMGAWTLPSHPPELPGPESESPGERLREGQTLRDSMLKYPDSHQPRIFGGVLESDGRSESPKPAPDWGSQRPFHRFDDIWPVDPHPRTREDNDLDSQVSQEGLGPVLQPQPKSYFKSISVTKITKPDGIVEERRTVVDSEGRTETTVTRHEADSGPRGDPESPRPPALDDAFSILDLFLGRWFRSR